Proteins encoded together in one Rhea pennata isolate bPtePen1 chromosome 27, bPtePen1.pri, whole genome shotgun sequence window:
- the B3GNT3 gene encoding N-acetyllactosaminide beta-1,3-N-acetylglucosaminyltransferase 3: MSPRCYRLEVWGLGAVGLLGLCYLLYSDQRLWLSVAAGPEPSPSAAPGLPAPSAEPPAPCAADPSVHNVSGFATLPGHVQDFLRYKHCRAFPPLLDVPGKCGGPARSPGVFLLLAIKSSPGNYARREVIRKTWGQERRVAGVYIRRVFLCGVVPGGAEAPKLNRLLRLEQREHGDVLQWDFWDTFFNLTLKQVLFHAWLEESCPGVRFIFNGDDDVFVNTDNVVRFALSARGAENGHLYVGHLIANVGPIRSKSSKYYVPPQVMASERYPPYCGGGGVLMSGFTARTIYQQSRHVELFPIDDVYLGMCLEKAGLAPASHAGIRTLGIHVPAPAEPFDPCYYRELLLVHRFVPYEVALMWHAVREPRLRCGRHVDIYPST; this comes from the coding sequence ATGTCCCCACGGTGCTACAGGCTGGAGGTGTGGGGCCTGGGCGctgtggggctgctggggctctGCTACCTCCTGTACAGCGACCAACGGCTTTGGCTGAGCGTGGCCGCCGGCCCCGAGCCCAGCCCCAGTGCCGCCCCCGGCCTGCCGGCGCCCTCGgccgagccccccgcccccTGCGCCGCCGACCCCTCGGTGCACAACGTCTCCGGCTTCGCCACCCTGCCCGGCCACGTGCAGGACTTCCTGCGCTACAAGCACTGCCGCGCTTTCCCCCCGCTGCTCGACGTGCCGGGCAAGTGCGGCGGGCCGGCGCGGTCCCCCGGcgtcttcctcctcctggccaTCAAGTCCTCGCCGGGGAACTACGCGCGCCGGGAGGTGATCCGCAAGACGTGGGGGCAGGAGCGGAGGGTGGCGGGGGTCTACATCCGCCGCGTCTTCCTCTGCGGAGTGGTGCCCGGCGGCGCCGAGGCGCCCAAGCTGAACCGGCTGCTGCGGCTGGAGCAGCGGGAGCACGGCGACGTCCTGCAGTGGGATTTCTGGGACACCTTCTTCAACCTGACGCTGAAGCAGGTGCTCTTCCACGCCTGGCTGGAGGAGAGCTGCCCCGGCGTCCGCTTCATCTTCAACGGCGACGACGACGTCTTCGTCAACACGGACAACGTGGTCCGCTTCGCGCTGAGCGCCCGGGGCGCCGAGAACGGGCACCTCTACGTGGGCCACCTCATCGCCAACGTGGGCCCCATccgcagcaagagcagcaagtaCTACGTGCCCCCGCAGGTGATGGCCTCGGAGCGGTACCCGCCCTACTGCGGGGGCGGCGGCGTGCTCATGTCCGGCTTCACCGCCCGCACCATCTACCAGCAGTCGCGGCACGTCGAGCTCTTCCCCATCGACGACGTCTACCTGGGCATGTGCCTGGAGAAGGCAGGGCTGGCCCCGGCTTCGCACGCTGGCATCCGGACCCTGGGCATCCATGTGCCCGCCCCGGCCGAGCCCTTCGACCCCTGCTACTACCGGGAGCTGCTGCTCGTGCACCGCTTCGTGCCCTACGAGGTGGCGCTGATGTGGCACGCCGTCCGCGAGCCCC